One part of the Nitrosophilus kaiyonis genome encodes these proteins:
- a CDS encoding GGDEF domain-containing protein produces the protein MKNNILKIVVFLSIYILSNISLYYYFNNDKNNRISIYFIQKVQKLFSEYKATKNGFKMLSDFVYDNISQNKDLLNLIYTLKNSKTDKKKEIRKKIYKNLLNFYNLLKKYKIYYMTLYYPDGKVFLRMHQPYRFGDSLYSKNSFKFINNPSLLLAEIETGIIYNYPLFLNNKLIANMKISISYDVLKQELTKLFNSDYEYILHKDFISNSTLRTGQKLFIQSDINENFFYEESSIKRDRSRVTNKIIHKINLKLKNKISNKLNLKKNFAVAVKIDGKYYIVTFLTISPYQKIAKNIGYLISYEQDDTFEIFNNVFWHNIILGNVIIVLILLFIFYFLRINERLKLIAATDKLTGLFNRNKFYEIANIEIERANRYNRPLSLIIFDIDFFKRINDRYGHNIGDYVLKTLSSIIKKNTRKSDYIFRWGGEEFIILTPETDILGAKKLAEKLRKAVENFEFDTVKYVTISLGVAQYNKKIDKDIDSLIKRADDALYRSKESGRNMVTIYEVN, from the coding sequence ATGAAAAATAATATTTTAAAAATAGTAGTTTTTCTTTCTATATATATTCTTTCAAACATATCTTTATATTACTATTTCAATAATGATAAAAATAACAGAATTTCTATATATTTTATTCAAAAGGTACAAAAACTTTTTTCAGAATATAAAGCTACCAAAAATGGCTTTAAAATGCTAAGTGATTTTGTTTATGACAATATTTCTCAAAATAAAGATCTTTTAAATCTCATATATACCCTTAAAAATTCTAAAACAGATAAAAAAAAGGAAATAAGAAAAAAAATATATAAAAATTTGCTAAATTTTTATAATCTTTTAAAAAAATATAAAATTTATTATATGACCTTATATTATCCAGATGGAAAAGTATTTTTAAGAATGCATCAACCATATAGATTTGGAGATTCTTTATATTCAAAAAATAGTTTTAAATTTATAAATAATCCATCTTTATTACTTGCTGAAATAGAAACTGGAATAATCTATAATTATCCTCTGTTTTTAAATAATAAACTTATTGCAAATATGAAAATTTCAATATCTTATGATGTATTAAAACAGGAATTAACAAAACTTTTCAATAGTGATTATGAATATATTCTGCATAAAGATTTTATCTCAAATAGTACATTAAGAACAGGTCAAAAACTTTTTATTCAAAGTGATATAAATGAAAACTTCTTTTATGAAGAGAGCTCAATAAAAAGAGATAGGTCAAGAGTCACAAATAAGATTATTCATAAAATAAATCTCAAACTAAAAAATAAAATTTCTAATAAGCTAAATCTTAAAAAAAATTTTGCTGTTGCGGTAAAAATAGATGGTAAATATTATATTGTTACATTTTTAACTATTTCACCATATCAAAAAATTGCTAAAAATATTGGTTATTTAATCTCTTATGAACAAGACGATACATTTGAAATCTTTAATAATGTATTTTGGCACAATATAATATTAGGTAATGTTATAATTGTTTTGATTCTTCTTTTTATCTTCTACTTTTTAAGAATTAATGAAAGATTGAAACTTATTGCTGCTACCGATAAATTAACCGGCTTATTTAATAGAAATAAATTTTATGAAATAGCAAATATAGAAATAGAAAGAGCAAATAGATATAATAGGCCGTTATCATTAATAATATTTGATATAGATTTTTTCAAAAGAATAAATGATAGATATGGTCATAATATTGGAGATTATGTTTTAAAAACACTTTCATCTATAATAAAAAAGAATACTAGAAAAAGTGATTATATTTTTAGATGGGGAGGAGAGGAATTTATTATTTTGACTCCCGAAACTGATATTTTAGGAGCTAAAAAACTTGCAGAAAAGCTAAGAAAAGCAGTTGAAAATTTTGAATTTGATACAGTAAAATATGTAACTATTAGTTTAGGGGTTGCACAATACAATAAAAAAATTGATAAAGATATTGATTCTTTAATAAAAAGAGCAGATGATGCCCTTTATAGATCTAAAGAGTCTGGTAGAAACATGGTTACAATATATGAGGTTAATTAA
- the flhB gene encoding flagellar biosynthesis protein FlhB: MAKDPSKTEKATPRRREKAREEGQVAKSQDIPISASLLVIFLFLIFYFPFAYDKLYSYFTYIFSNPIHLLISQNKITLQETFKILAILILPPFLTLLLVGFISNVAQFGFLFTLKPLTPKLDKLNPISGLQRLFSLKTLFELLKNLLKLTVATIVAYYLVKSLLEDVFKFSSVPVNQDFYFLIKYTLIMILAFAILSIPISVIDYFFRKHEYEENIKMSKHEVKEEQKLYEGNPQIKSAIRKKQREMSLTRMMAEVAKADIVITNPTHYAVALSYKKGQMQAPKVVAKGKDNIALKIKEKAKELNIPIEENPPLARSLYESCEIGDFIPENLYKAIAKILAKIYMKKSKKF, translated from the coding sequence ATGGCTAAAGACCCAAGTAAAACAGAAAAGGCCACCCCCCGTAGGCGAGAAAAAGCAAGAGAAGAGGGCCAAGTTGCAAAAAGTCAAGATATTCCTATTTCAGCATCATTATTAGTAATTTTTCTTTTTTTAATTTTTTACTTTCCTTTTGCATACGATAAGCTTTATTCATATTTTACTTATATATTTTCAAATCCAATACATCTTTTAATAAGTCAAAATAAAATTACACTTCAAGAGACATTCAAAATTTTAGCAATTTTAATATTGCCTCCATTCTTGACTCTTTTACTTGTAGGTTTTATATCAAATGTTGCTCAATTTGGATTTTTATTTACACTTAAACCTTTAACACCAAAACTTGATAAATTAAATCCTATATCTGGATTGCAAAGACTATTTTCTTTAAAAACTCTTTTTGAACTTTTAAAAAATCTTTTAAAACTTACAGTTGCAACAATTGTAGCTTATTATTTAGTTAAATCACTTTTAGAAGATGTTTTTAAATTTTCATCAGTACCAGTAAATCAAGATTTTTATTTTTTAATAAAATATACTCTTATAATGATTTTAGCCTTTGCCATTTTATCTATACCTATTTCTGTAATTGATTATTTTTTTAGAAAACATGAATATGAAGAAAATATAAAAATGAGTAAGCATGAAGTTAAAGAGGAACAAAAACTATATGAAGGAAATCCACAGATAAAATCTGCCATAAGAAAAAAACAAAGAGAGATGAGTCTAACAAGAATGATGGCAGAAGTGGCAAAAGCAGATATAGTTATCACAAACCCAACCCATTATGCTGTTGCTCTTTCATATAAAAAAGGGCAGATGCAGGCACCAAAAGTAGTTGCAAAAGGAAAAGACAATATTGCACTGAAAATAAAAGAAAAAGCTAAAGAGTTAAATATTCCAATTGAAGAAAATCCACCATTAGCAAGAAGCCTTTATGAGTCGTGTGAAATAGGTGATTTTATACCAGAAAATCTTTATAAAGCTATAGCAAAAATTTTAGCAAAAATCTATATGAAAAAATCTAAAAAATTTTAA
- a CDS encoding flagellar biosynthetic protein FliR, with protein sequence MNPLLTPKDAIEIGLILTRVIAIFLSFPLLNTSMVPINIKILLVLMLSFYISTFTNMSIDMVNFSVLNLLFLIIKELFIGFSLGLLVNIFISAFSYAAEIISYFMGLTVVNVFDPTFGQISVLNRFFILLFYLIFFITDAYHYILGSLIMSFEYFPLDKLIINENIWQFIIEKSSYIFILGIQIAFPFALILFLINVALALVNRLIPQINVFIVGLPMQIFVGLASLAFGASVIIYTIVTLIQRLGEDYIGFVKMLGF encoded by the coding sequence ATGAATCCACTACTTACGCCAAAAGATGCAATTGAGATAGGATTGATTTTAACAAGAGTTATTGCTATTTTTTTAAGTTTTCCACTATTAAATACTTCTATGGTACCTATCAATATTAAGATACTTCTTGTATTAATGCTCTCATTTTATATATCTACTTTTACTAATATGTCAATTGATATGGTAAATTTTTCAGTCTTAAATTTACTATTTTTAATAATAAAGGAGCTGTTTATAGGTTTTTCTTTAGGACTGCTTGTAAATATATTTATATCAGCTTTTTCATATGCTGCAGAAATTATAAGCTATTTTATGGGATTGACTGTTGTAAATGTATTTGATCCAACATTTGGTCAGATTTCTGTATTAAATAGATTTTTCATACTTCTTTTTTATCTTATTTTTTTTATTACTGATGCATATCACTATATTCTTGGATCTTTAATTATGAGTTTTGAATATTTTCCTTTAGATAAATTAATTATAAATGAAAATATTTGGCAGTTTATTATTGAAAAATCTTCTTATATTTTTATATTAGGTATCCAAATTGCTTTTCCATTTGCATTGATACTTTTTTTAATAAATGTAGCTTTAGCTCTTGTTAATAGACTAATTCCTCAGATTAATGTTTTTATTGTAGGTTTACCGATGCAAATTTTTGTAGGTTTAGCTTCACTGGCTTTTGGAGCAAGTGTTATTATTTATACAATTGTTACTTTAATTCAAAGATTGGGAGAAGATTATATAGGATTTGTAAAAATGCTTGGATTTTAA
- the fliQ gene encoding flagellar biosynthesis protein FliQ: MSVDQAITLVEQMLKVALMVGGPVLLTAFIVGLLISIFQAATQIHEMTITFIPKIIATVGAMIIFGSWMFIMLTEYFKETFHNLLTILQ, encoded by the coding sequence ATGAGTGTGGATCAAGCAATTACTTTAGTTGAACAGATGTTGAAAGTTGCATTAATGGTTGGTGGTCCTGTACTTCTAACAGCTTTTATAGTAGGGCTTTTAATAAGTATATTTCAAGCAGCAACACAAATTCATGAAATGACAATTACATTTATTCCAAAAATTATTGCAACAGTTGGAGCTATGATAATATTTGGTTCATGGATGTTTATAATGTTAACAGAATATTTTAAAGAGACATTTCATAATCTATTAACAATATTGCAATGA
- the fliP gene encoding flagellar type III secretion system pore protein FliP (The bacterial flagellar biogenesis protein FliP forms a type III secretion system (T3SS)-type pore required for flagellar assembly.), which yields MVKKFDKKRVFFIFFILLFIPNFLQAGVVEDTINQLKNIDITLKILFLITILSLAPAILITVTSFTRIVIVLSLLRHALGIPQSPPNQVIIALSLFLTFFIMKPVFFEINKNAITPYMNKEINDIEAINNAKKPIKEFLIKNTRKEDLKLFIDLSKKRPKNSSELDIITLIPAFLVSEIKVAFEVVFVIFLPFLVIDLLVASILMSMGMMMIPPMMISLPFKLILFVLADGWELLIKALIVSYK from the coding sequence ATGGTTAAAAAATTTGATAAAAAAAGAGTTTTTTTTATTTTTTTTATTTTACTATTTATACCCAACTTTTTACAGGCTGGAGTAGTTGAAGATACCATAAATCAGCTAAAAAATATTGATATAACATTAAAAATTCTATTTTTGATAACTATTTTATCTCTTGCCCCTGCAATTTTAATAACAGTTACATCTTTTACAAGAATAGTTATAGTACTTTCACTTTTACGCCACGCTTTAGGTATTCCTCAATCTCCTCCAAATCAAGTAATTATTGCTCTATCTCTGTTTTTAACTTTTTTTATTATGAAACCGGTTTTTTTTGAGATAAATAAAAATGCTATAACTCCTTATATGAATAAAGAGATTAATGATATAGAAGCTATTAATAATGCTAAAAAGCCAATAAAAGAGTTTTTGATAAAAAACACAAGAAAAGAAGATTTAAAACTTTTTATAGATTTATCAAAAAAGAGACCGAAAAATTCAAGTGAATTGGATATAATAACTTTAATTCCTGCATTTTTAGTAAGTGAGATAAAAGTTGCTTTTGAAGTAGTATTTGTAATTTTTCTTCCATTTTTAGTTATAGATCTTTTAGTTGCAAGTATTTTAATGTCAATGGGTATGATGATGATACCCCCTATGATGATTAGTTTACCATTTAAATTGATTTTATTTGTTTTAGCTGATGGATGGGAACTTTTGATAAAAGCTTTAATAGTGAGTTATAAATGA
- a CDS encoding FliO/MopB family protein, with the protein MILLENSEIIKFLASFSIIIVLIYSFYYYIKKSGFKFVPKAGKNIKVLESIYLSKNSSLQIVEVGDFIFLLSVDEKGISKIKEWQKKDFDNLNKDNKNG; encoded by the coding sequence TTGATCTTGCTTGAAAACAGTGAGATTATCAAATTTTTAGCATCTTTTTCAATTATTATAGTTTTAATCTATTCTTTCTATTATTATATAAAAAAATCAGGGTTTAAATTTGTTCCTAAAGCTGGGAAAAATATAAAAGTCCTAGAATCAATCTATCTTTCAAAAAACAGTTCATTGCAAATAGTAGAGGTTGGGGATTTTATATTTTTATTATCGGTAGATGAAAAGGGAATATCAAAAATAAAAGAGTGGCAAAAAAAAGATTTTGATAATTTGAATAAAGATAATAAAAATGGTTAA
- a CDS encoding FliM/FliN family flagellar motor switch protein: MENNKKIEENEVSPLDLDFLNDVKLKIRASVGKTSKMLLEIVSLKEGDIIELDTNLDGYIKIHINSQTFAVGEMVIANDKYGVRIIDLA, encoded by the coding sequence TTGGAAAACAATAAAAAAATTGAAGAGAATGAAGTTTCTCCATTAGATCTTGATTTTTTAAATGATGTAAAATTAAAGATACGTGCAAGTGTTGGAAAAACAAGCAAAATGCTACTTGAAATTGTCTCTTTAAAAGAGGGTGATATTATTGAACTTGATACTAATCTAGATGGATATATAAAAATACATATAAATAGTCAAACTTTTGCAGTTGGAGAAATGGTAATTGCAAATGATAAATATGGTGTAAGGATAATTGATCTTGCTTGA
- a CDS encoding flagellar basal body-associated FliL family protein, producing MAEEAKEQEVEEKKGGKKKLIIILLLVLILLGAGGGAAYKFLVLDKQKEEQKKEKKAEKIVEEIKNVEELGIQFDVGTFIVNLQDRDADRYLKISVVLEVQDEKIKAELEKRLPQIKDAITTLLFTKSSNELKSAEGIEKLKEEIIKRINAILPIGGVKNVYFTDFVIQTA from the coding sequence ATGGCTGAAGAGGCTAAAGAGCAAGAAGTTGAAGAGAAAAAAGGCGGTAAAAAGAAATTAATAATTATATTGCTATTGGTTTTGATACTTTTAGGTGCAGGTGGGGGAGCAGCATACAAATTTTTGGTTTTAGATAAGCAAAAAGAGGAACAGAAAAAAGAGAAAAAAGCTGAAAAAATTGTAGAAGAGATAAAAAATGTTGAAGAGCTTGGTATACAGTTTGATGTTGGAACCTTTATAGTAAATCTTCAAGATAGAGATGCAGATAGATATTTAAAAATATCTGTTGTTTTAGAAGTTCAAGATGAAAAGATTAAAGCTGAACTTGAAAAAAGATTACCTCAAATAAAGGATGCTATAACAACACTGCTTTTTACAAAAAGCTCTAATGAATTAAAATCTGCTGAAGGAATAGAAAAATTAAAAGAGGAGATTATTAAAAGAATAAATGCGATTTTACCAATTGGTGGTGTTAAGAATGTCTATTTTACAGATTTTGTAATTCAAACAGCTTAA
- a CDS encoding flagellar hook protein FlgE produces the protein MLQSFYTGNTGLNANKTWLSVISDNIANVNTTGFKQERVNFQDLISNSLTTYSTSGVPKNKEIGGGSFVASTVKDFSQGTFKATNQPLSLALDGEGFFMVKNPAADLVYYTRAGDFRIDANGDVINQNGYKLQGWALDDAGNIAGAMGHLNIPNSIEPRNTDQIKFENPANLDSSVDAISATFDPSDATTYHYVNTITTYDSLGTAHILKHYFAKTGINTWRVYTQLDDRAVLYSDGSNNYSSIELTFNGKGELTSGQYVSIPNDNSGNATENNDDGVFSVANTPVLPGTVHITQDHNGNSVEWNDDGSGNIVDINTGEIKGSISYDDGKITIIGAAGDGNSGTTLAISYQDFSDTTTASITDLKNIQTAVINYSRDDSRFLNTGAVDTQISENFVNLTQLDSDFIFYAQQNGSGKGDLMSISVSEEGVIKATYTNGQVKDIARLAIATFKDKEMLVRKGDSLYLPNQQTFTPIIVPGGVISKIRSGMLEMSNVDISQEFINLITAQRAYQANAKTITTSDQILQTTMDIKR, from the coding sequence ATGTTACAATCTTTTTATACAGGAAATACCGGATTAAATGCAAATAAAACTTGGTTATCTGTTATAAGTGATAATATAGCTAATGTTAATACAACAGGATTTAAACAAGAAAGAGTTAATTTTCAAGATTTGATTTCAAATTCACTTACTACATATTCTACAAGTGGAGTACCTAAAAATAAAGAAATAGGTGGAGGCTCTTTTGTGGCATCAACTGTTAAAGATTTTTCTCAAGGAACTTTCAAAGCAACAAATCAGCCATTATCTTTAGCTCTTGATGGTGAAGGATTTTTTATGGTAAAAAATCCTGCTGCAGATTTAGTTTATTATACAAGAGCCGGGGATTTTAGAATTGATGCAAATGGAGATGTTATTAATCAAAATGGATATAAACTTCAAGGGTGGGCCCTTGATGATGCAGGAAATATAGCTGGAGCTATGGGACATTTAAATATACCAAACTCTATAGAGCCAAGAAATACTGATCAAATAAAATTTGAAAACCCAGCAAATCTTGATTCAAGTGTAGATGCAATTTCTGCAACTTTTGATCCTAGTGATGCAACAACTTACCATTATGTAAATACTATAACTACTTATGATAGTTTAGGAACAGCACATATTTTAAAACACTATTTTGCAAAAACTGGTATTAATACATGGAGAGTATATACTCAACTTGATGATAGAGCAGTATTGTATTCAGATGGATCAAATAATTATTCTTCGATTGAATTGACTTTTAATGGTAAAGGCGAGCTAACCTCTGGTCAATATGTATCAATACCGAATGATAATAGTGGTAATGCGACAGAAAATAATGATGATGGTGTATTTTCTGTAGCCAATACTCCTGTATTACCTGGTACCGTTCATATTACACAAGACCATAATGGTAATAGTGTAGAATGGAATGATGATGGTTCAGGAAATATTGTAGATATAAACACAGGTGAAATTAAAGGAAGTATAAGTTATGATGATGGAAAAATCACTATTATAGGTGCAGCTGGGGATGGAAATAGTGGGACTACATTGGCAATTTCTTACCAAGACTTTAGTGATACAACAACAGCATCTATAACAGATCTGAAAAATATCCAAACAGCAGTAATTAACTATTCAAGAGATGATAGTAGATTTTTAAATACTGGCGCAGTTGATACGCAAATTTCAGAAAATTTTGTAAATTTAACACAACTTGATAGTGATTTTATATTTTATGCTCAACAAAATGGTAGCGGAAAAGGTGATTTAATGAGCATATCTGTTAGTGAAGAAGGGGTTATCAAAGCTACCTATACAAATGGACAAGTTAAAGATATAGCAAGACTTGCAATAGCAACATTTAAAGATAAAGAGATGTTGGTTAGAAAAGGTGATAGCTTATATCTTCCAAATCAACAAACATTTACTCCTATTATTGTTCCTGGTGGTGTTATAAGTAAAATAAGAAGTGGTATGCTTGAGATGAGTAATGTTGATATTTCACAAGAGTTTATTAATCTAATTACTGCACAAAGAGCATATCAAGCCAATGCAAAAACAATAACTACTTCAGACCAGATACTGCAAACAACAATGGATATAAAAAGATAA
- a CDS encoding flagellar hook assembly protein FlgD, producing the protein MTSPIDTIKGFSGKYLKIVDANFDNSKMNQEDFLKVLLATFKYQDPFEAQDISKFIDNTVKLRELEVMNNFENAVNKISSSDEMLLKAANLIGEKVEYLGNKTYFENGKSQIEFEVKEPADIVNVYLYDKNGNVIDQQEFKDIKPGSKKKIEFVENIDDGYYNISIIAKNSGEDVKTSIYSTAKISGVEKYDNTIKLLYAQGSLELNDIVKIGG; encoded by the coding sequence ATGACTTCGCCTATTGATACTATTAAAGGTTTTTCTGGCAAATACTTAAAAATTGTAGATGCAAATTTTGATAATTCAAAAATGAATCAAGAAGATTTTTTAAAGGTTCTTTTAGCAACTTTTAAATATCAGGATCCTTTTGAGGCTCAAGATATTTCAAAATTTATAGATAATACTGTGAAACTTAGAGAATTAGAAGTAATGAATAATTTTGAAAATGCAGTAAATAAAATAAGTAGTAGTGATGAAATGCTTTTAAAAGCTGCAAATCTTATAGGAGAAAAAGTAGAATATTTGGGAAATAAGACATATTTTGAAAATGGAAAATCACAAATAGAATTTGAAGTGAAAGAGCCTGCTGATATTGTAAATGTATATCTATATGATAAAAATGGTAATGTTATAGATCAGCAAGAATTTAAAGATATTAAACCTGGTTCAAAGAAAAAAATAGAGTTTGTGGAAAATATTGATGATGGATATTATAATATAAGTATTATTGCTAAAAATTCAGGAGAAGATGTAAAAACTTCAATTTATTCAACTGCAAAAATAAGTGGTGTAGAAAAATATGATAACACAATAAAACTGCTTTATGCACAAGGATCATTGGAATTGAATGATATAGTTAAAATAGGAGGATAA
- a CDS encoding FliI/YscN family ATPase, whose product MKLKERLKSLPKYKVKGKIVGVSGPIIEAILPKVSIGDSCVFENGIEAEIVGFKDHKTLLMAYDDTRGVKVGSFVEARLEPINIGVGEDLLGSVIDPFGNPLNREKIDYVNYYYLKNDPINPLKRGRIKEPLDMGIRSINGLLTVGKGQRIGIFAGAGIGKSTLLGMISRFTETDVNVIALIGERGREVREFIEDNLGEEGLKKSVVVVATSDQTPLAKIRAVYSAIAIANYFSNSGKDVLFMVDSLTRLAMAQREIGLAIGEPPTSKGYTPSVFSLLPKIIEQAGTFSGKGSITGIYTVLVEGDDVSMDPVADAAVGFLDGHILLSRSLAQKRIFPAIDVLKSISRLTPQIVSEDILEMQSKYIKLESIYRDSEEMINLGLYKMGTSQKIDIAIRLHPIWEDYLRQNVNEKVNLKDSFEKLKEIVSKIDINL is encoded by the coding sequence ATGAAATTAAAAGAGAGACTAAAAAGTTTACCTAAATATAAAGTCAAAGGGAAAATTGTAGGTGTAAGCGGACCTATAATTGAAGCAATATTGCCTAAAGTTTCTATTGGTGATTCTTGTGTATTTGAGAATGGAATTGAAGCTGAAATTGTTGGATTTAAAGACCACAAAACTCTTCTTATGGCATATGATGATACAAGAGGTGTAAAAGTAGGAAGTTTTGTAGAAGCAAGACTTGAACCTATTAATATAGGAGTTGGAGAAGATCTTTTAGGGAGTGTAATTGATCCATTTGGCAATCCCTTAAACAGAGAAAAAATTGATTATGTAAATTATTACTATTTAAAAAATGATCCTATAAATCCTTTAAAAAGAGGCAGAATAAAAGAGCCTCTTGATATGGGTATAAGAAGTATAAACGGCCTTTTGACAGTTGGAAAAGGGCAAAGAATTGGTATTTTTGCTGGTGCTGGAATAGGGAAAAGTACCCTTCTTGGTATGATTTCAAGATTTACTGAAACAGATGTTAATGTTATTGCATTAATTGGAGAAAGAGGAAGGGAAGTAAGAGAGTTTATAGAAGATAATTTGGGTGAAGAGGGACTTAAAAAATCAGTAGTTGTAGTTGCAACCTCTGATCAAACTCCACTTGCAAAAATTAGAGCAGTTTACTCTGCAATTGCAATTGCTAACTATTTTTCAAATAGCGGAAAAGATGTTTTATTTATGGTAGACTCTTTAACAAGGCTTGCTATGGCTCAAAGAGAGATAGGATTGGCTATTGGTGAGCCTCCTACATCAAAAGGATATACACCTTCAGTTTTTTCTTTATTACCAAAAATAATAGAACAGGCTGGAACTTTTTCAGGAAAAGGAAGTATAACTGGAATTTATACTGTTTTAGTTGAAGGTGATGATGTATCTATGGATCCAGTTGCAGATGCAGCTGTAGGTTTTTTAGATGGCCATATATTATTATCTAGAAGTTTAGCACAAAAAAGAATTTTCCCAGCAATAGATGTACTAAAAAGTATAAGTAGGCTTACACCACAAATTGTAAGCGAAGATATTTTGGAAATGCAATCTAAATATATAAAACTTGAATCAATTTATAGAGATTCTGAAGAGATGATAAATCTTGGACTTTATAAAATGGGGACTTCACAAAAAATAGATATTGCAATAAGATTACATCCAATTTGGGAAGATTATCTTAGACAAAATGTTAATGAAAAAGTTAACTTAAAAGATAGTTTTGAAAAATTAAAAGAAATTGTTTCAAAAATCGATATAAATTTATAA